From a region of the Candidatus Neomarinimicrobiota bacterium genome:
- a CDS encoding DUF819 family protein produces MQNVLIDHPFGILAVLLVVPAIIFSVQDHTRWGRKLFNVVPPLVFAYFLPTLLSSVGVIPTTAPIYGSIKTFVLPASLLLLTLAVDIKGILKLGPKALIMFLSGTLGIVIGGPISLWIFKDQLPPEIWKGMAALAGSWIGGGANFIAIGQSVKATSTMLAMMVVVDVLVANIWTGILLYLAGESDKIDRWLGADNSAITELKNKIVNFQKSVARTPTTTDYMMMLALSFGCAWAAYKVGNILPEIGNIISHSTWKIIIITTLGVTFSFTAIKRLEGVGASKLGTVMLYLLIGVIGANADLREVVKYPFLFAMGLTWIFFHVIILLGAMKLTRSPLFFMAVGSQANVGGAASAPIVASAFHPALASVGVMLGIAGYVLGTYAALICATLLQWVC; encoded by the coding sequence ATGCAGAATGTACTGATTGACCATCCATTCGGGATACTCGCGGTTTTGCTTGTTGTTCCCGCCATTATTTTTTCTGTTCAGGATCATACCCGATGGGGACGAAAACTGTTTAACGTGGTTCCTCCCCTGGTTTTTGCCTATTTTCTTCCCACTCTTTTATCTTCGGTGGGAGTCATTCCCACAACAGCACCCATCTACGGCTCTATCAAAACCTTTGTTCTTCCGGCCAGTCTTTTACTTTTAACTCTGGCGGTAGATATCAAGGGTATTCTCAAGCTGGGACCCAAAGCATTAATCATGTTCCTGTCTGGAACTCTGGGGATAGTTATCGGCGGTCCCATCAGTTTATGGATTTTTAAGGATCAATTGCCTCCTGAAATCTGGAAAGGTATGGCAGCCCTGGCCGGGAGCTGGATCGGTGGCGGTGCCAATTTCATTGCCATTGGACAATCCGTCAAAGCCACATCCACCATGCTGGCCATGATGGTGGTGGTTGATGTGCTGGTTGCCAACATCTGGACAGGTATCCTTTTATATCTTGCAGGAGAAAGCGACAAAATAGACCGCTGGCTTGGGGCAGACAATTCGGCCATTACCGAACTGAAAAACAAAATTGTCAATTTCCAAAAATCAGTTGCCCGTACCCCTACAACCACCGACTATATGATGATGCTTGCATTATCTTTCGGATGTGCCTGGGCAGCTTATAAAGTGGGAAATATCCTGCCGGAGATTGGAAATATTATCTCCCATTCCACATGGAAAATCATCATCATTACAACCTTGGGAGTAACCTTCTCGTTTACGGCCATCAAGCGCCTTGAAGGCGTGGGTGCATCCAAACTGGGAACCGTCATGCTCTATCTGCTGATTGGTGTAATTGGAGCCAATGCGGATCTGCGGGAAGTAGTCAAATATCCCTTTCTTTTTGCCATGGGATTAACCTGGATTTTTTTCCATGTCATCATTCTCCTGGGAGCCATGAAACTGACCCGTTCACCCCTCTTTTTCATGGCTGTAGGATCCCAGGCTAATGTGGGCGGTGCAGCCAGCGCGCCCATCGTGGCATCTGCCTTTCACCCGGCCTTGGCTTCCGTGGGGGTGATGCTGGGAATTGCCGGATATGTCCTCGGAACTTATGCCGCACTGATATGTGCTACTCTTCTCCAATGGGTCTGTTAA